Proteins co-encoded in one Scatophagus argus isolate fScaArg1 chromosome 11, fScaArg1.pri, whole genome shotgun sequence genomic window:
- the cog3 gene encoding conserved oligomeric Golgi complex subunit 3, giving the protein MAFTDQSVLDPTDKETWEKLSLWDRRTDAMAPLTEKQMDSVLELRAATETVSVPSELPIEDLGSLSSRSLQSPFTATVPASTEDVLLKGFQMLDMENDRIETAQQFFAWFAKLQTNMDQDENVKYRKTRDDLNCYQEQCDAILKDVSAALEHLDSLQKQYLFVSNKTGTLHEACEQLLKEQSELVDLAESIQQKLSYFNELENINTKLNSPTLSVNSEGFIPMLSKLDDCIEYVSSHPNFKDYPVYLAKFKQCLSKAMHFMKIHIVNTMQNLTSQLTKRDPMNLTNADNAFTLYYVKFRAVAPKVRSLIEQIEQRAEKIPEYHQLLDEIHQCYLDQREQLLSPSITSTITDLTNQNSKDHCALVRSGCAFMVHVCQDEHQLYNEFFSKPTPKLDELLEKLCLSLYDVLRPLIIHIIHLETLSELCSILKNEMLEDHVHNNAAQLGAFDAVVKQMLEDVQERLVYRTHIYIHTDITGYKPAPGDLAYPEKLEMMERIAQSLKEEQMKQTSQESMFSDVQLEDPDRRRNSNVGNVEASSLQTSISPADLHGMWYPTVRRTLVCLSKLYRCIDRAVFQGLSQEALSACIQSLLKASDIILKNKTQIDGQLFLIKHLLILREQIAPFHTDFAIKEISLDLKKTRDAAFKILNPKAVPKFFRLNSHNAILEFLLEGTPEIKEHYIDSKKDVDRHLKFSCEQFIQQQTQIFVGNLEEFLTKVAALKTMAIQGGPTYSLSQQPWAQPAKINDIVMATYRVMKSKLPSTLQSMSLYLANRDTEFILFKPVRNNIQQVFQRLHALLQEEYSGEDLQIIACPSTEQINLLLSVNK; this is encoded by the exons ATGGCGTTCACAGATCAGTCCGTCTTAGACCCAACTGATAAAGAAACTTGGGAGAAACTGTCGTTGTGGGATCGCCGCACGGATGCGATGGCTCCCCTTACGGAGAAGCAAATGGACTCTGTCCTGGAGCTCAGAGCCGCAACTGAAACAGTCTCTGTCCCGTCAGAG TTGCCCATTGAGGACTTGGGCAGCCTTTCGTCGAGGTCCTTGCAGTCTCCCTTCACAGCGACTGTCCCCGCTTCGACAGAGGACGTCCTTCTCAAGGGTTTCCAGATGCTGGACATGGAGAATGACAGGATAGAAACAGCACAACAG TTTTTTGCCTGGTTTGCCAAGTTACAGACAAACATGGACCAGGATGAGAACGTGAAATACAG GAAAACCAGAGATGATCTGAACTGCTACCAGGAGCAATGCGATGCTATTCTGAAAGATGTCAGTGCTGCTCTGGAGCACTTGGACTCCCTTCAGAAACAATATCTGTTTGTGTCCAATAAAACTGGCACCCTCCATGAGGCCTGTGAACAGCTCCTGAAAGAGCAG TCAGAGCTTGTTGACCTGGCGGAGAGCATACAGCAGAAACTGTCGTATTTTAATGAGCTAGAAAACATCAACACG AAACTGAACTCGCCAACCTTGTCTGTAAATAGTGAAGGCTTTATACCAATGCTGTCGAAATTGGATGACTGCATTGAATATGTTTCTTCACAT CCCAATTTCAAGGACTATCCAGTTTATTTGGCTAAGTTTAAACAGTGTCTTTCTAAAGCTATGCACTTCATGAAGATCCACATTGTAAACACTATGCAGAATCTCACAAGCCAGTTAACGAAAAGG GATCCTATGAACCTAACCAACGCTGACAACGCCTTTACACTTTATTATGTTAAGTTTAGAGCAGTCGCACCTAAAGTTAGA tcaCTAATTGAGCAAATAGAGCAGCGAGCAGAGAAGATTCCAGA ATACCATCAGCTCCTAGATGAAATCCATCAGTGCTACCTTGACCAGAGGGAGCAGCTCCTCAGTCCCAGCATTACATCCACCATTACTGACCTGACcaaccaaaacagcaaagacCACTGTGCTCTG gTTCGCAGCGGCTGTGCCTTCATGGTTCACGTGTGCCAGGATGAACACCAACTGTACAATGAGTTCTTTTCCAAACCTACACCTAAACTAGA CGAGCTGCTAGAGAAGTTGTGTTTGTCCCTCTATGATGTCCTCCGGCCTCTTATCATTCACATCATCCACCTGGAAACCCTGTCTGAGCTCTGCAGTATACTCAAGAATGAGATGCTGGAAGATCATGTTCATAACAATG CTGCTCAGTTGGGGGCCTTTGATGCAGTGGTGAAGCAGATGCTGGAGGATGTTCAGGAGAGGCTGGTCTACAGGACTCACATTTACATCCACACTGATATCACAGGCTACAAACCCGCTCCAGGGGATCTGGCCTATCCTGAGAAACTGGAGATGATGGAG AGAATTGCTCAGAGTTTGAAGGAAGAGCAGATGAAGCAGACGTCACAGGAATCCATGTTTTCTGACGTTCAACTAGAGGATCCTGATCGCAGACGAAACAGTAACGTCG GGAATGTAGAAGCATCAAGCCTACAGACGTCGATCTCTCCTGCTGATCTGCACGGCATGTGGTACCCCACTGTCAGACGAAcgcttgtctgtctgtccaagCTCTACAGATGTATAGAT AGAGCAGTCTTCCAGGGTTTATCTCAAGAAGCCTTATCTGCCTGCATCCAGTCTCTGCTTAAAGCTTCAGATATCATCCTTAAAAACAAG ACGCAAATAGATGGGCAACTTTTCCTGATCAAACACCTGCTGATATTGCGTGAACAGATTGCCCCATTTCACACCGACTTTGCCATCAAGGAAATCTCACTGGACCTGAAGAAAACACGAG ATGCTGCCTTCAAAATCCTGAACCCGAAGGCTGTTCCAAAATTCTTCCGACTTAACAGTCACAACGCCATACTTGAATTCCTGTTGGAg GGAACACCGGAGATAAAGGAGCACTACATTGACTCTAAGAAAGATGTGGACCGACACCTGAAGTTCAGCTGTGAGCAGTTCATCCAGCAGCAGACTCAGATCTTTGTGGGGAACCTTGAGGAGTTTCTCACCAAG GTCGCAGCTCTTAAAACTATGGCTATCCAAGGTGGTCCCACGTACAGTCTGTCTCAGCAACCTTGGGCACAACCAG caAAGATCAACGATATAGTGATGGCTACCTACCGGGTGATGAAGAGCAAGCTGCCAAGCACTTTACAGAGCATGTCCTTGTACTTAGCCAATAGAGACACAGAGTTCATCCTTTTCAAGCCTGTCCGG AATAACATCCAGCAGGTATTCCAAAGACTGCACGCCTTACTTCAGGAGGAATACAGCGGAGAAGACCTTCAAATCATCGCATGCCCATCTACAGAGCAG ATTAACCTACTGCTGTCTGTGAATAAGTAA